One Setaria italica strain Yugu1 chromosome I, Setaria_italica_v2.0, whole genome shotgun sequence DNA window includes the following coding sequences:
- the LOC101756954 gene encoding xyloglucan galactosyltransferase KATAMARI1 homolog — protein sequence MADDGYGAGSLRRPSWICHLAVISTTFWALLFYFHYAMQGNMASIFLKPSSFSLPSLPPSLSGWLGQDRCAGRRIYMYDLPPRFNADLARACGKHSTGMDMCRHVANDGFGVPLFGGEGTGLPERGAYDTDQYTLAMIFHARMRRYECMAADAAAADAVFVPFYAGFDASLTLWQSDVAARDALPRDLVAWLTRRREWRAMGGRDHFLVLGRGTWDFIRADDGGWGNALMTYPAIRNMTLLTIEASPWLGNDFAVPFPSHFHPSSDADVAAWQDRVRRAERKWLWAFAGALLPSGSTKTVRAQIIQQCRASPGACGILGGRHGLYNSPGRFLRLMESAVFCVQPRGDSFTRKATFDAILAGCIPVFFHPASAYLQYTWHLPRDYRSYSVFIPHADVVDRNASIEAALRRIPPATVARMQEEVVRLIPTVMYRDPAATQVSFKDAFDVSVDAVLRRVAKRRRAAAEGREYQDSVDGPDSWKYDLLEDGQTHVGPHEFDPYL from the coding sequence ATGGCCGACGACGGCTACGGCGCCGGCTCTCTCCGGCGGCCGTCCTGGATCTGCCATCTCGCGGTGATCTCCACCACATTCTGGGCCTTGCTATTCTACTTTCACTACGCCATGCAGGGCAACATGGCGTCCATCTTCCTCAAGCCGTCTTCATTCTCCCTCCCCTCGCTGCCGCCGTCCCTCAGCGGCTGGCTCGGCCAGGACCGGTGCGCCGGCCGGCGGATCTACATGTACGACCTGCCGCCCCGGTTCAACGCCGACCTCGCCCGCGCCTGCGGTAAGCACTCCACGGGGATGGACATGTGCAGGCACGTGGCGAACGACGGGTTCGGCGTGCCGCTCTTCGGCGGCGAGGGCACCGGGCTGCCGGAGAGGGGCGCGTACGACACAGACCAGTACACGCTGGCGATGATCTTCCACGCCCGAATGCGCCGGTACGAGTGCATGGccgccgacgcggccgccgccgacgccgtgtTCGTGCCCTTCTACGCCGGCTTCGACGCGTCGCTGACCCTGTGGCAGAGCGACGTCGCCGCGCGGGACGCCCTGCCGCGCGACCTGGTCGCCTGGCTCACGCGGCGGCGCGAGTGGCGCGCCATGGGCGGCCGCGACCACTTCCTGGTCCTCGGGCGGGGCACCTGGGACTTCAtccgcgccgacgacggcggctggGGCAACGCGCTGATGACCTACCCGGCCATCCGCAACATGACGCTGCTCACCATCGAGGCCAGCCCCTGGCTGGGGAACGACTTCGCCGTGCCGTTCCCGTCGCACTTCCACCCGTCGTCGGACGCCGACGTGGCCGCCTGGCAGGACCGCGTGCGCCGGGCGGAGCGCAAGTGGCTCTGGGCCTTCGCCGGCGCGCTGCTCCCCAGCGGCTCCACCAAGACCGTGCGCGCCCAGATCATCCAGCAGTGCCGCGCGTCGCCGGGAGCCTGCGGGATCCTCGGCGGCAGGCACGGGCTCTACAACTCGCCCGGCCGGTTCTTGCGGCTGATGGAGAGCGCCGTGTTTTGCGTGCAGCCGCGCGGGGACTCGTTCACGCGCAAGGCCACGTTCGACGCCATCCTCGCCGGCTGCATCCCGGTGTTCTTCCACCCGGCGTCGGCGTACCTGCAGTACACGTGGCACCTGCCCAGGGACTACCGGAGCTACTCCGTGTTCATCCCGCACGCCGACGTGGTGGACCGGAACGCCAGCATCGAGGCGGCACTCAGGAGGATCccgccggcgacggtggcgcGGATGCAGGAGGAGGTGGTCCGGCTCATCCCGACGGTGATGTACAGGGACCCGGCGGCGACGCAGGTGTCGTTCAAGGACGCGTTCGACGTCTCCGTTGACGCCGTGCTCCGCCGCGTGGCCAAgaggcgccgcgccgcggcggagggccGGGAGTACCAGGACAGCGTGGACGGGCCGGATAGCTGGAAGTACGACCTGCTGGAGGACGGGCAGACGCATGTTGGGCCGCACGAGTTCGATCCCTACTTATAG